Proteins co-encoded in one uncultured Draconibacterium sp. genomic window:
- a CDS encoding cytochrome b N-terminal domain-containing protein, with amino-acid sequence MVKKDDKTTFGTVAVAMFWLVILSGILLAVPFTIESPYLSVSTMIVTNPWAALIRNYHYWSSQFFLIFSLIHLYDHFHNKEIIGLKKGMAFRLSIGVLIIFLAMITGFLLKGDSDSEQARQILQTLAERVPLIGESLAFSLLGHPESYQLIYVHHIATFTVFIAVIMIEHSRRKHWPPVLDFVVSGIGILAFSYLFSAPLHDNLNPAVKGPWYFVGFQEILHWLSHPAWSLLIFLLLLVLLYLVNSAKGKAMFLSKRSLLIFTALYLVLTIIGLFFRGERWQWKFPWQENYRYEVLNNFKSPIIKLTPEFALKTAISSPVIQGRKESCMACHSEMHGFTNSHSPEAIGCVSCHGGNPFATRKNQSHANMILIPGNLATAPQSCGTTQCHPQIVERVPTGLMATLSGMISVDRFVFNEQDNPDELGNVHHLGNSAADEHLRNLCVRCHLGNPKTEFGPVDESSRGGGCLACHLNYSTEAKAALAMVKDSIVNAHPSVSLAISNNHCFGCHSRSGRISTNYEGWHETTLEARQLPANDDNYRLVEGERVFVKKQQDVHHELGMECIDCHHSYEVMGDGTLYAHQEDQADVQCIDCHFNGDAKTIKAENLDNESAIIAALRLGNISGKEFLVTGKRNHALVNTFVENDTAFLQTKNSNIKMALTRPAEVCTRSNAHSDLACSSCHSSWVPTCIGCHNEYDPNEPSYNMVANKEQTGGWVEFFGEYEAKLPSLGVKNEGEKSEVIPVAPGMILTIDKSTYTDDEDNSTIFHRLYAPVAPHTTTKEGRDCKSCHNSSLALGYGEGKLEYKIKDRKGKWTFSPLYQRDVNDGLPADAWIDFLQTRTGKIATRSNVSPLNVDQQRAILTVGACLTCHDDNSKVMQATLNDYEGQLQNRSSTCILPEWE; translated from the coding sequence ATGGTGAAGAAGGATGATAAAACAACGTTTGGAACAGTGGCTGTGGCAATGTTCTGGCTGGTTATTTTATCCGGTATCTTGCTTGCTGTTCCTTTTACTATTGAGTCGCCTTACCTGAGTGTAAGCACGATGATAGTTACCAATCCGTGGGCAGCACTCATTCGCAATTACCACTATTGGAGCTCACAGTTCTTCCTTATCTTCAGCCTTATTCACCTTTACGATCATTTTCATAACAAAGAAATAATCGGCCTTAAAAAAGGAATGGCATTTCGGCTGAGCATTGGTGTTTTAATCATATTCCTGGCAATGATCACCGGTTTTTTGCTAAAAGGCGATTCCGACAGCGAGCAGGCCCGTCAGATATTACAAACATTGGCAGAGCGTGTTCCGTTAATTGGCGAGTCGCTGGCATTTTCATTGCTCGGCCATCCTGAAAGTTACCAGTTAATTTATGTGCACCATATTGCCACTTTTACGGTTTTTATTGCCGTAATAATGATTGAGCACAGCCGAAGAAAACATTGGCCACCTGTTCTTGATTTTGTTGTTTCGGGCATTGGCATTTTAGCATTTAGCTACCTTTTTAGTGCCCCGTTACACGACAATTTGAATCCTGCAGTAAAAGGCCCATGGTACTTCGTAGGCTTCCAGGAAATATTGCACTGGCTGAGTCACCCCGCGTGGTCATTACTAATTTTTCTGCTTTTACTTGTTTTGCTTTACCTCGTTAATTCGGCGAAAGGGAAAGCCATGTTTCTCAGTAAAAGAAGCTTATTGATTTTTACAGCCCTCTACCTTGTTTTAACGATAATCGGTTTATTTTTCAGAGGTGAACGCTGGCAATGGAAATTCCCCTGGCAAGAGAATTACCGTTACGAAGTACTGAATAATTTTAAATCGCCAATTATAAAACTAACTCCTGAATTTGCGTTGAAAACAGCAATCTCCTCCCCTGTTATTCAGGGACGAAAAGAAAGTTGTATGGCCTGCCACTCCGAAATGCATGGTTTTACTAATTCACATTCACCAGAAGCCATTGGTTGTGTTTCGTGCCATGGAGGAAATCCGTTTGCAACCCGTAAAAATCAGTCGCACGCTAATATGATCCTTATTCCGGGAAACCTGGCAACTGCACCACAATCGTGCGGAACAACACAGTGTCACCCGCAAATTGTTGAGCGTGTACCAACTGGTTTAATGGCCACACTAAGTGGAATGATAAGCGTTGATCGTTTTGTTTTTAACGAACAGGATAATCCGGATGAATTGGGCAATGTACACCATCTTGGAAATTCGGCTGCCGACGAGCACCTGCGTAATTTATGTGTTCGCTGCCATCTTGGAAATCCGAAAACAGAATTTGGCCCTGTTGATGAAAGCAGCCGTGGCGGAGGCTGTTTAGCTTGCCACCTGAATTACAGCACTGAAGCAAAAGCTGCGCTTGCTATGGTTAAAGACAGCATTGTTAATGCACACCCGTCGGTGAGTCTGGCTATTAGCAACAACCACTGCTTCGGTTGCCACAGCCGCTCCGGAAGGATTTCAACCAATTATGAAGGCTGGCACGAAACCACACTTGAAGCGCGACAACTGCCTGCTAACGACGATAATTACCGATTAGTAGAGGGTGAACGTGTATTTGTAAAAAAGCAGCAAGATGTACACCATGAGCTGGGAATGGAGTGTATCGATTGTCATCATTCCTACGAAGTGATGGGAGACGGAACACTTTATGCCCATCAGGAAGATCAGGCTGATGTGCAGTGTATTGATTGTCATTTTAATGGCGATGCAAAAACAATAAAAGCTGAAAACCTTGACAATGAATCAGCAATTATCGCAGCGTTACGACTTGGCAATATTTCTGGGAAAGAATTTTTGGTAACCGGCAAGCGCAACCACGCATTGGTAAATACTTTTGTTGAAAACGACACGGCATTTTTACAAACCAAAAACAGCAACATAAAAATGGCTTTAACCCGTCCGGCAGAAGTATGTACAAGAAGTAATGCACACTCTGATCTGGCTTGCTCAAGTTGTCATTCGTCGTGGGTGCCAACTTGTATTGGTTGCCATAACGAGTATGATCCCAATGAACCATCGTACAACATGGTAGCCAACAAAGAACAAACCGGCGGTTGGGTAGAATTTTTTGGAGAATACGAAGCAAAACTTCCTTCGCTGGGTGTAAAAAATGAGGGCGAAAAATCAGAGGTAATTCCTGTTGCACCTGGCATGATCTTGACCATTGACAAAAGCACGTACACCGACGACGAAGATAATTCAACTATCTTTCATCGTTTGTATGCGCCGGTTGCACCGCACACCACCACCAAAGAAGGACGAGATTGCAAAAGCTGCCACAACAGCTCGCTCGCGCTGGGTTATGGCGAAGGGAAACTAGAATATAAAATCAAAGACAGAAAAGGGAAATGGACTTTTTCGCCACTTTACCAACGCGACGTAAACGATGGATTGCCTGCCGACGCATGGATTGATTTTCTGCAAACAAGAACAGGAAAAATAGCTACGCGCTCCAATGTATCCCCGCTAAACGTTGATCAACAACGAGCTATTTTAACTGTTGGGGCCTGCCTAACCTGCCACGATGATAACTCGAAGGTAATGCAAGCCACACTTAATGACTATGAAGGTCAGTTACAAAATCGAAGTTCTACCTGCATTCTTCCCGAATGGGAATAA
- a CDS encoding Rieske (2Fe-2S) protein yields MSTKNRRVFLKVAVVGFVSFFAFIWNKLTLQHIAASGAEEVSVPLNRNKGVQFFDKYIIVNSNNQTTVFSSHCSHLGCKIDKMESGKLVCPCHGSEYDLQGQVIKGPAYKNLTILDSSVSDDEKSITIKG; encoded by the coding sequence ATGAGCACCAAAAACCGAAGAGTATTTTTGAAAGTAGCTGTGGTGGGATTTGTTTCGTTTTTTGCATTCATTTGGAATAAATTAACGCTCCAACATATTGCAGCTTCCGGTGCAGAAGAAGTGTCGGTTCCGCTAAACAGGAACAAAGGAGTGCAGTTCTTCGACAAATACATTATTGTAAACTCAAACAATCAAACAACGGTTTTTTCATCGCATTGCAGCCACCTGGGATGCAAAATTGACAAAATGGAAAGCGGCAAGCTGGTTTGTCCTTGTCATGGATCGGAATACGATCTGCAAGGACAGGTTATAAAAGGACCTGCATACAAGAACCTTACAATACTCGACTCATCGGTTTCCGACGACGAAAAATCAATAACAATTAAAGGATAA
- a CDS encoding molybdopterin-dependent oxidoreductase encodes MKTRRDFIKISTAGAGAAAISFKAFGSKGFGLFESETEGPVSDEDLTPYPTYCEVCFWKCAAWAYVDKNGTIRKIVGNKNDPHCNGRLCPRGTGGVGMVYDEDRLKTPLIRDTRKDGSQYFREATWDEALNKVADKMKEVKEKYGPESFGLFNHGTPGSHFHHLLRAYGSESNAEPAFANCRGPRMSAYFSTFGAYVGSPECTDIRDTKCLVLIGSHLGENMHNSQVQEMSDAIDNGATIITVDPRFSTAAAHSNHWLSIKPSTDIALLMAWIHVLIYEGLYDKDYVEQYTFGLDYLKDHVKNMTPEWAYGITTIEPEEIRRTARAMAGAAPSVIIHPGRHVVWYGDDTQRERAMAILTALLGSWGKRGGLYFPEGVSVPAFPHPHFPEPEWTWKDWNEDRFPLATMGITTEALKASVPRYNYKHQLKAWLVAGTNLPLSMPDKALFKEAADSVEFIAVMDTMPMDITGYADVVFPEATYLERYDVIRSAANREPNIALRMPAIEPKYDSKPGWWIAKQIGERLGLHDYFNYDDYSEVIDWQLKQLGTSLEEMKKIGVKKYPRKSGPLYLGDGEDYNFNTTTGKIELYSVDFSDHGFDPIPKYTKHPEPPQNFYRLIYGRAPMHTFSRTSNNPNLFDLMRENSVWVNPKVADLWGLKNGQKVWLQNQDDAITSFPVKVRVTERIRWDSVYMVHGFGHKNKKLSRAFGKGASDTEMITNVAVDPIMGGTGMRGNFITFLTEDPAGERKEVKA; translated from the coding sequence ATGAAGACAAGACGGGATTTTATCAAAATTTCAACTGCCGGTGCCGGAGCTGCAGCCATAAGTTTTAAAGCTTTTGGTTCAAAAGGTTTCGGTCTCTTTGAATCGGAGACCGAAGGGCCGGTAAGTGATGAGGATCTTACTCCGTATCCAACTTATTGCGAAGTATGTTTTTGGAAATGTGCTGCGTGGGCTTATGTCGACAAAAACGGAACCATACGAAAGATTGTTGGCAATAAGAATGATCCGCATTGTAACGGTCGTTTGTGTCCGCGAGGTACGGGCGGCGTTGGTATGGTTTACGATGAAGATCGCTTAAAAACACCACTGATAAGAGATACGCGTAAAGATGGATCGCAGTATTTCAGAGAAGCTACCTGGGATGAGGCACTGAATAAAGTTGCCGATAAAATGAAGGAAGTGAAAGAAAAGTACGGTCCTGAGTCATTCGGATTGTTTAATCACGGAACTCCCGGAAGTCATTTTCACCACTTGTTGCGTGCTTATGGTTCGGAGAGTAATGCCGAGCCTGCGTTTGCCAATTGTCGTGGTCCTCGTATGTCGGCTTATTTTTCAACTTTTGGTGCTTATGTAGGTTCGCCTGAATGTACCGATATCAGAGATACAAAATGTTTGGTTTTAATTGGTTCGCACCTGGGCGAAAATATGCACAATTCGCAGGTGCAGGAAATGTCGGATGCCATTGATAACGGTGCAACTATTATTACGGTTGATCCACGTTTCTCAACAGCTGCAGCGCATTCAAATCACTGGTTGTCAATCAAACCGTCAACCGATATTGCATTGTTAATGGCATGGATTCACGTGCTGATTTACGAAGGTTTATACGATAAAGATTACGTTGAGCAATACACATTTGGTCTTGATTATTTAAAAGATCATGTAAAAAATATGACTCCGGAATGGGCTTATGGAATTACTACCATCGAGCCGGAAGAAATTAGAAGAACTGCCCGTGCTATGGCTGGAGCAGCACCTTCTGTAATTATCCATCCGGGGCGCCACGTAGTTTGGTACGGAGACGATACACAGCGTGAACGAGCCATGGCAATTCTTACTGCTTTGTTGGGATCATGGGGTAAACGCGGGGGGTTATATTTCCCGGAAGGCGTTTCTGTTCCTGCCTTCCCTCACCCTCATTTCCCTGAGCCAGAATGGACATGGAAAGACTGGAATGAAGATCGATTTCCGCTGGCGACAATGGGAATTACTACCGAGGCTTTAAAAGCTTCTGTTCCAAGATATAATTATAAACACCAGCTAAAAGCATGGTTAGTGGCCGGTACAAACCTGCCATTATCAATGCCGGATAAGGCTTTGTTTAAAGAAGCCGCTGATTCGGTTGAGTTTATTGCCGTTATGGATACCATGCCAATGGATATTACGGGTTATGCTGATGTGGTTTTCCCTGAGGCAACTTATCTGGAGCGTTACGATGTAATTCGTTCGGCAGCTAATCGCGAGCCAAATATTGCATTGCGTATGCCGGCTATTGAACCAAAATACGATTCGAAACCAGGTTGGTGGATTGCCAAACAAATTGGCGAACGTTTGGGCTTGCACGATTACTTTAACTACGATGACTATTCCGAAGTAATCGACTGGCAGTTAAAACAGCTGGGCACCTCGTTGGAAGAAATGAAAAAAATTGGGGTTAAGAAATACCCGCGTAAAAGTGGTCCGCTGTATTTGGGTGATGGAGAAGACTATAATTTCAATACCACTACCGGAAAAATTGAATTGTATTCAGTTGATTTTTCCGACCACGGTTTTGATCCTATTCCAAAGTATACGAAGCATCCAGAACCGCCTCAGAATTTCTATCGCTTAATTTATGGTCGTGCGCCAATGCACACTTTCAGCCGTACTTCAAATAATCCTAACCTTTTTGATTTGATGAGAGAAAATAGCGTTTGGGTAAATCCGAAAGTTGCTGACTTGTGGGGACTGAAGAACGGACAGAAAGTATGGTTGCAAAACCAGGACGATGCTATCACTTCGTTTCCTGTTAAAGTTCGGGTAACCGAACGCATTCGCTGGGATTCGGTGTATATGGTTCACGGATTTGGTCACAAAAATAAAAAACTCTCCAGAGCATTTGGAAAAGGAGCCAGCGATACTGAAATGATAACAAACGTTGCCGTTGACCCGATTATGGGGGGAACCGGAATGAGAGGAAACTTTATAACATTTTTAACAGAAGATCCTGC